The window GCCAAGCTACTGCTCAAAGAATTTACGATTTTGCTCAGCATTGCCGCCATCGTCGGCTTGCCCTTGTCGTATGTTGCGGGTAGAGGTTTTGTCGAGCAATTTGCAGACCAGGCACCGATGGGATTATGGCCAATTGTCCTGGCATTGCTGGGTGCTGTCGTAGTGACTTTGCTGGCGACTACCAGACACACCTTAATCGCCGCAAGAATGTCCCCGGCAGTCGCCTTACGCGCTGCCTGAGTAAATTAGTTGTAGCAGAATTAAAAGTAAGCTGAATTAACAAGTAAATCTATTCCAGCCTTTAACAAAACATATAAGGAAGCATCATGCTAAAACTAGTCAACGTCAGCAAACTCTATGTCGCAGGCGAAGTACAGACCGCCGCACTGAACGGGGTAAATATCGAAATCGATGCTGGAGAATACGTCGCCATCACAGGCCCTTCTGGTTGCGGCAAATCGACTTTACTTAGTCTGTTGGGTTTGCTGGATATTCCTAATTCTGGTGAGTACTGGTTTGAGGGGCAAAACGTCGCAGGCTGGAGTGAGTCGCAATTAAATCAACTACGCCGCGGCAGAGTTGGCTTCATCTTCCAAAGTTTTAACCTGATAGAAGAACTCAGCGTATATGAAAACGTCGAACTGGCCTTGGAATATTCTGAAGTACCAGTCAAAGAGCGCCGCATTAAAGTCACCGCAATGTTAGAGAAGTTAGGCATAGGGCATAGGGCAAAACATAGGCCATCCCAATTGTCTGGTGGCCAGCAACAACGTGTCGCTATTGCACGTGCCTTAGTCGCTGGCCCCGCTATTTTATTAGCCGATGAACCGACAGGTAATCTCGATACTGCACATGGCGATGAAGTCATGCGCATCTTACGCACCATTAACGCCGAGGGCACGACCGTCGTAATGGTTACGCACTCGCCATCGCACGCAGCACAAGCATCACGGACATTGCATCTGCTGGACGGGCATGTGGTAGTGGATGCTTTGCGTGCCGCTTGATTGTTTGCTTTCTGACGAACTTGCCTGCTGATTTTGCATGGTGAGTTCACCATGTGGCGACCTGAACTCCCTGTCAGTAATAGCTGACGCCCCCATTACATAAGATAGACATTGATGAAATTCAGAGATTTCCGCATAGGCTGGCGCCTGCTGATACAAGAACC of the Undibacterium sp. 5I1 genome contains:
- a CDS encoding ABC transporter ATP-binding protein, encoding MLKLVNVSKLYVAGEVQTAALNGVNIEIDAGEYVAITGPSGCGKSTLLSLLGLLDIPNSGEYWFEGQNVAGWSESQLNQLRRGRVGFIFQSFNLIEELSVYENVELALEYSEVPVKERRIKVTAMLEKLGIGHRAKHRPSQLSGGQQQRVAIARALVAGPAILLADEPTGNLDTAHGDEVMRILRTINAEGTTVVMVTHSPSHAAQASRTLHLLDGHVVVDALRAA